One window of Globicephala melas chromosome 2, mGloMel1.2, whole genome shotgun sequence genomic DNA carries:
- the LOC115845903 gene encoding LOW QUALITY PROTEIN: small ribosomal subunit protein uS2-like (The sequence of the model RefSeq protein was modified relative to this genomic sequence to represent the inferred CDS: substituted 1 base at 1 genomic stop codon): MSGALDVLQMEEDVLKFLVVGTHLGGTNLDFQMEQYIYKRKSDGIYIINLKRTWEKLLLAARAIVAIESPADVSVISSRNTGXRAVLKFAAATGATPTVGRFTPGTFTNQIQAAFREPRLLVVTDPRADHQPLTEASYVNLPTIALCNRDSPLRYVDIAIPCNNKGAHSVGLMWWMLAWEVLRMRGTVSREHPWEVMPDLYFCRDPEEIEKEEQAAAEKAVAKEEFQGEWTAPAPEFTATQPEVADWSEGVQVPCVSIQQFTTEDWSAQPATEDWSAAPTAQATEWVGTTTEWS; the protein is encoded by the coding sequence ATGTCTGGAGCCCTTGATGTCCTGCAAATGGAGGAGGATGTCCTCAAATTCCTTGTAGTAGGAACCCACTTAGGTGGCACCAACCTTGACTTCCAAATGGAACAGTACATCTACAAAAGGAAAAGTGATGGCATCTACATCATAAATCTGAAGAGAACCTGGGAGAAGCTTCTGTTGGCAGCTCGTGCCATTGTTGCCATTGAAAGCCCAGCTGATGTCAGTGTCATATCCTCCAGGAATACTGGCTAGCGAGCTGTGCTGAAGTTTGCTGCTGCCACTGGAGCCACTCCTACTGTTGGCCGCTTCACTCCTGGAACCTTCACGAACCAGATCCAGGCAGCCTTCCGGGAGCCAAGACTTCTGGTGGTTACTGATCCCAGGGCTGACCACCAGCCTCTCACAGAGGCCTCTTACGTTAACCTGCCTACCATTGCTCTGTGTAACAGAGACTCTCCTCTGCGGTATGTGGACATTGCCATCCCATGTAACAACAAGGGAGCTCACTCAGTGGGTCTGATGTGGTGGATGCTTGCCTGGGAAGTTCTGCGCATGCGTGGCACCGTCTCCCGTGAACACCCATGGGAGGTCATGCCTGATCTCTACTTCTGCAGAGATCCTGaagagattgaaaaggaagagcaggCGGCAGCTGAGAAGGCTGTGGCCAAGGAGGAATTTCAAGGTGAATGGACTGCTCCAGCTCCTGAGTTCACTGCTACTCAGCCTGAGGTGGCGGACTGGTCTGAGGGTGTGCAGGTGCCCTGTGTGTCTATTCAGCAGTTCACCACTGAAGACTGGAGTGCTCAGCCTGCTACTGAAGACTGGTCTGCAGCTCCCACTGCTCAGGCCACTGAGTGGGTAGGAACAACCACTGAGTGGTCTTGA